TGAAGAAGGTGAAGCAAATCAGAGAGGGCAAATGACACTTTGTTTGAGTTCAATTGGGTTTTGTATGGAGTGTTTGATGAGAGAAACAATGGCGATGGAGAAGGAAGTTCATCAGCTGCTGAAACTGGAGAATCCATCATTTCATATCAACCTGCAAGAACTCTCAACAAAAGTGAATGCTCATCACTgtaaatgatatatttatattgataTACTGAATTTGCTTTGCAGCCATCAGACAAAGTTTATAGTCTGAGCAAAGGCAAGAGATGCTACTACTAGGCTACTATATGTAAGTTCATATAATAAACATTGATtcaataaaaacattattctTAAATCAAATCCgacttgtttttttagttcaactaCCTATCGAGATGATTCATGTCGTTTTTGTTAGCAAGACAGGTTCGAACTTGCAACGAATAGTCGAAGTAAGATCAAGTCTTGATCGAGTTGAGAGGATTCAAATATCTAAGTCgaagacaaaacaaaaaaagaacaccTTTAAATGTTACCCCcaactttataatttttttttgattatttttgtgATATGTTGGGCGCTCCACTGTCTGTCTCTTGCAGAGatactttttatctttttcttggATCCAGGGGGACTGTGAACTTGAATGGTTGAAATATGAAGAGATTCCAAACCCCATTATAAACGCCAAAACCTTGCCTCACCCTTCGCTTCTTTCGATCTGCTCCTTCATCAAACCCTATCATTCCCCCACGGAACTCCACAATTTTCTTCGCTGTTGCTTCTTTTTCCGACAGATTCATACCTCAGGATTTCGCCGGCGATCTCTGTTTTGGGTCCACAGAGCGGCTTTCAGGGAAATTTTGGAGGGttttgggagagagagagagagagagagagaggaggaggaggccaTGTCGGCGGGAGTCTGTGGAAAGCGGGTGGGGTTTGAGGAGATCTTTGGATCTTCTTCTCCGACGGCCTGTTCTTCGGCTAAGAGGTCTCGTTGGTCCAGTTTCGGATCCTCGACCCGATCGGAGTTCGGTTCTGGACCTGAGGATTCTGCTTCGGTTTTGGTTCAAATGTTTCCTGGAGTCGGTGGTGCAGAGGTTCGTTTTCATTTCTGGTTTGGATGAATTCCCTTTTTCTAGCTTATTTTGGATCCTTTAAGATGATGGTTTGATATCAATAGGAATTGTAAGCTAAGGTCTTGAAGGATTTGATTATCCTATGTCTGAATCACAATAACATGATCAAAGATGCTATTTATGTTCTATAGGTACCTTCCTTCGATGATTATAATGATGCTGGTGTCGATTCTGCACCAATTCTGAATTGTTCAACGCTTCCTGATGAGAGAACAGCTACATGTAAGTTATTATTAGGCAGTCGAATACATACTTGGCTTGGATATCTTATTCTAAAAGAAAGATTTTCTGGGGGACTTCTGAAATCAGGCAGTCAAATGTCATACGAGAAGGTCGAAGAAGCTAGAGGTGTCGGTTTGGCCATTGCTGAAGGGAATGGAATGCATGGGTGCAAATGGGTGGACATGTTTGTGCAGGAGATGGCGAGCGCGGTGGATGTCGATGATGCTAGAGTTCGAGCTGCAAGGATTTTAGAAGCTTTTGAACATGACATAACAGCTCATTCAAGAGAATCAGAGGAGGTAGTATTATAGAATAGAAGAAGGTTTCCAGTTgaattttcattctctttttgGATGTTGTGTGAAAGGTAAAGTTTATGTTCTTCCCACACTATGTTGTTGCAGTTAAAGCATGAATCTTTGAAGGAGCATTTCCAAAGTTTGGTAAATGACAACCAAATTTTAAAGAGAGCAGTAGCGATTCAGCACGAGCGCAATCTCGAGCAAGAAGAGAAGACAAAAGAAGTTCATCAGTTAAAGCATGTATTATGCCAGTATCAAGaacaaattcaaagtttaGAGGTATATTCATAGCTCTCATTACATCCTGCCATCATCATATCTTCACCCATATAAGCCCTCACTTACTGCAAACTTGGCTATCCCAAAAATCACAATTTTTGTTATGCTATGGAAGTAGTGATTCTACTATACGGTTATACATTTAAAGAACATATAAACGTCTTGAATTAAGAC
This sequence is a window from Cucurbita pepo subsp. pepo cultivar mu-cu-16 chromosome LG19, ASM280686v2, whole genome shotgun sequence. Protein-coding genes within it:
- the LOC111781490 gene encoding uncharacterized protein LOC111781490; the encoded protein is MSAGVCGKRVGFEEIFGSSSPTACSSAKRSRWSSFGSSTRSEFGSGPEDSASVLVQMFPGVGGAEVPSFDDYNDAGVDSAPILNCSTLPDERTATCSQMSYEKVEEARGVGLAIAEGNGMHGCKWVDMFVQEMASAVDVDDARVRAARILEAFEHDITAHSRESEELKHESLKEHFQSLVNDNQILKRAVAIQHERNLEQEEKTKEVHQLKHVLCQYQEQIQSLEVRNYTLNLHLQRAQTVSGGHFHQDMF